The Apodemus sylvaticus chromosome 17, mApoSyl1.1, whole genome shotgun sequence genome contains a region encoding:
- the LOC127667296 gene encoding apolipoprotein L2-like isoform X2, with protein sequence MDPSDCEDAPGSRTFIEEAAEYLQHTSGREDLRLLLTEDGAWEAFVAEAELSRADADTLRNALNALTANMAVEDQDRLRRDLQDVERFMDVFPQVKLELEGHIRKLRTLADKVDKVHRDCTISKVVAGSTSTVSGVLTLLGLTLVPVTAGVSLVLLATGMGLGAAAAVTSVSTGIVDYTSKSSAQMEASHLVSTSMVKVKMVAEAVVHSGPQVFSLSENCCRVLRCIEQSISAIKLAKANPALAASAKRLLTMGSTSAQSGKHVKKAFKGTALAMSRRARIMGIATAGVSLIGDVISLAKESKNLHKGAKAKSAEELRQQAQELEEKLEVLIQIYDGLQSGSTR encoded by the exons ATGGATCCTTCCGACTGCGAGGACGCCCCAG GAAGCAGAACCTTCATTGAGGAAGCCGCTGAGTATCTGCAGCACACATCCGGCCGGGAAGACCTGAGGCTGCTGCTGACTGAAGATGGCGCCTGGGAGGCCTTTGTGGCTGAGGCTGAGCTGTCCAG AGCTGATGCAGACACGCTACGTAACGCCCTCAATGCGCTCACAGCAAACATGGCTGTGGAAGACCAGGACAGGCTCCGCCGCGACCTGCAGGACGTGGAGAGGTTTATGGATGTGTTTCCCCAGGTGAAACTGGAGCTGGAGGGGCACATCAGGAAGCTCCGCACCCTGGCTGACAAGGTTGACAAGGTTCATAGGGACTGTACCATCTCCAAGGTGGTGGCCGGCTCTACCAGCACTGTGTCTGGAGTCCTGACCCTCCTTGGTCTCACTCTGGTACCCGTGACAGCTGGGGTCAGTttggtgctcttagccacagGGATGGGCCTGGGAGCCGCGGCGGCTGTGACTAGTGTCTCCACTGGTATTGTGGACTACACAAGTAAGTCATCAGCCCAAATGGAAGCCAGCCACCTGGTGTCAACCAGCATGGTCAAAGTGAAGATGGTCGCAGAGGCTGTGGTTCATTCAGGACCCCAAGTCTTTTCCTTATCTGAGAATTGCTGCCGAGTCCTACGGTGCATTGAGCAGAGCATCTCTGCCATCAAGCTCGCCAAAGCCAACCCTGCCTTAGCAGCTAGTGCCAAGCGCCTCCTGACCATGGGGAGCACCTCTGCCCAAAGTGGTAAGCATGTGAAGAAAGCCTTCAAAGGCACTGCCCTGGCAATGAGCAGAAGAGCCCGGATCATGGGCATAGCCACTGCAGGCGTGTCCCTCATTGGGGATGTGATTAGCCTTGCGAAAGAATCCAAGAACTTGCATAAGGGTGCAAAAGCAAAGTCGGCCGAGGAGTTGAGGCAGCAGGCTCAGGAGCTGGAGGAGAAATTGGAGGTGCTCATCCAGATCTATGACGGTTTGCAGTCAGGCTCAACTCGGTAA